A stretch of DNA from Kiritimatiellia bacterium:
CCGCTCGCAATTCGCGCAGGATCATGGGCAGCGCCTCTCCCCGGGGCGAGAACGCCACCTGCACCTCGCGCAATCCGGCCACGGGCGCCGCGGCGATTAAGGACGCCGAGCAAAGGAAAGCAGCCAGGCAACAAACGGCTACAAGGCCATTCGGCCGGCATTTCTTGCTACGAGAGAGAGAGAGAGAGAGAGAACATATCCACGTTCATTCATAAGCCATGCTTGAAGAGTTGGCCTCCGCACTTTTCCCTATGGCACAAGGTCATCTTGCTTGTCAATACCGGCGTATATCGTTTAAGCAAGTTGCCTCGGTAATCTTTCACATTGCCGCAGATCGCCAGCCAAGCCTAGCCCCAGCCAACGCGATTCAAGGGATGAGTATCCCCGCTATGGTGGCGGTCATGAAGGAGGCCAGCGAGCCGCCGACGAGCGCGTAGAGGCCCAGCTTCGCCAGGTCCCGCTTGCGGTTCGGGGCGATGGCGCCGATGCCGCCGATCTGGATGCCGATGGACAGGAAGTTCGAGAACCCGCAGAGCGCGTAGGTGGCGATCACGTAGGAGCGGTACGACAGCGCCCCCGGGTGCGCGGCGACGTGCTTCATCAAACTCGTGTAGGCCACAAATTCGTTCAGCACCGTTTTCTCGCCCATCAGCCGGCCGAGCACCTGGCAGTCCTTCCACGGCGCGCCCATGATCCAGGCCAGCGGCGCAAAGACCCATCCGAAGAGCCTCTCGAGCGTCACGCCCTCCGGCCCGAGCCAGCCGATCACGTGCTCGACGGCCCAGTTGGCCATCGCCAGCAGCGACATGAACGCCACCAGCATGGCCCCCACGTTGAAGGCCAGGTGCATGCCCATCGTGGCGCCGTTGGCGGCCGCCTCGATCACGTTGACGCTCGGATCCTTGTAGGCGATGGCGACCGTGCCGTGGGTTTTCGGGAGCCCGGTCTCCGGGATCATGATCTTCGCCATCACCAGGGCGGCCGGTGCGGACATGACGCTCGCGGCCAGCAGGTGGCCGGCGATGTCCGGGAAATAGCCCTTCAGCATGCCGACGTACGCGGCCATCACGCCGCCCGCCACGGTCGCCATGCCACCGACCATGACGCACATCAGCTCGGATTCGGTCATGTCCTTGATGTACGGCCGGACGAGCAGCGGGGCCTCGGTCTGGCCGACGAAGATGTTCGCCGAGGCGGAGAGCGTCTCCGCGCCGGAGGTCTGGCAGGTGACGAACATGATCCGCGCGAAGAACACCACCAGCTTCTGCATGACGCCCAGGTAGTAGAGCACGGAGATCAGGGACGAAAAGAAAACGATCGTGGTGAGGACCTGGAAGGCGAAGAAGAAGCCCATGGAGCCGGGCTGGCCGACGGGGATGGACAGCGCGTTGAAGACGAACTTGCCGCCCTCCTCCTGGAACGACAGGAGCTTGACGATGGCATCGTTCATGAAATTGAACAGCCAGCGCCCGGGCGGCGTCTTGAGAACCAGCAGGGCAAAGACCAGTTGCAGCGCCGTGCCCCACAGGATCGTGCGCCAGCGGACGCTCTTCCGGTGCTTGCAGAACAGCCAACCGATAAAGAGCAGGATGACGGTGCCGAACAGGCTGATGATCTGGTGGAGGTCCATGGGGCTTTACTCCTTGGCGCGGGCCGGCCGGCACAGGAGGAGATACAGGATAAAAGCCACGGCAAACCCGACGAACCAAGCATAGCTGTAGAGCCGGTGCGCCGCGGCTGCAAGCCTGGAGGTCGTGTCATCCAGCACCCGGATCTCCGCGAGGAACCCCGGCAAGTTGACCAGGATGGCGACCGCCAGCGCGACCATGGCGGCCGGATTGAAGCCGGCGCGATAACGATACCGGTCGCCCACGCCGTACAGGGCGCCAAGGTCCAGCCGCATCCGGCGCACAAGGTAGTAGTCCGCGATCAGGATGCCGGCGATGGGCCCCAGCAGGCCGGAATAGCCGACCAGCCACGTGAAGATGTATCCGCCCGGCGTCTCCAGCAGTTTCCACGGCATGATCACCACCCCGATCACACAGGTCAGGATGGCGCCGAGGCGGAAGGAGATCCGACGCGGCCAGAGGTTGGAGAGGCTGTTGGCCGGGGCGACCACGTTGGCCGCCAGGTTCGTGGTCAGCGTCGCGATCCAGAGGGCGACCATCGACAGGATGACCAGGGCCGGGCTCTTGAACTCCGCCAACAGTTGGACGGGGTCCCATATCTCCCGCCCGAAGATGACCACGGTCGCCGAGGTCACGGCCACGCCGATGAAGGAGTAGAGGGGCATCGTGGTGTTCAGGCCCAGCGCCTGGCCGACGACCTGGTCCCGCTGGCTTTTCGCGTAGCGCGTGAAATCCGGGATATTGAGCGACAGCGTGGCCCAGTAGCCAACCATGCCGGTCAGCGCCGGGAAGAAATATTCCCAGAAATCCGCGGAGGTTTTGAACGCGGACGGCTTGCCGAGCATCGGCCCGAACCCCTGCGCGCGCACCAGCGCCCAGGCCAGCAGCGCCAGGCCGATCAGCAACAGGAAGGGCGCGGCGATTTTTTCCAACCACCGGATGGATTCGATGCCCCGGATGACGATGGCCAGGTTCGCCGCCCAGAAGATCAGGAACCCGAGCCAGGCGCCCACCGGCTGAATCCCCAGGATGCCGAGATCGAGGACCGGCAGGTGGCGCCAGCCTTCGAACACCGCGGAAAGAATCTGATGCGTCGCCGCCCCGCCGATCCACGCCTGGATGCCGAACCACCCGCAGCCGACGATGGCGCGAAGCACGCAGGGGACATGGGTTCCCTGGAGGCCGAAAGAAGCGCGGGCAAAAACCGGGAAGGGAATGCCGTACTTCGTGCCGGCATGCGCGTTGAGCACCATGGGGATCAAGACAATGACGTTGCCCAGGAAGATCGTGAGAACGGCCTGCCACCAGTTCATGCCGCCCGCGATCAGGCTGGAGGCGAGCATGTACGTGGGGATGCAGACGGCCATGCCGACCCAGAGCGCGGCGATGTCCCACCGGTTCCACTTCCGGTCCGCGAGGCGGACCGGCGCCATGTCCCGGCTCGCCAGCGGGCCGGTCAGCTCGCCGTCCCACTCGTGGATCCCGTTGATTTCGCGTTCCATGGGAACCCCTCACCGCGCGCGCTGTCGCCCGCCGCGCCCTTTCCGCCGGCAGAGCGGCGGGACTACAGACCCTGTAGCTCCGGCGCTCTGTCGCCGGAGGTTCATGTGGTCTTGAGCAGCGAATCCGGGTATTCCAGCGCCTTGTCCAGGATGGCCACGGCCTCGTCGATCTGCTCCGGCGTGATGATCAGGGGCGGCGCGAGGAAGATATAGTCCCACTTGGCGAACGCCCAGAGGCCCATCTCCAGGATTCGCTTGGTGAACTCGCCCATCACGTTTCGCTTCGCGTCGGCATAGCCGGCCAGCGGCTCCCGGGTCTTGCGGTCGGACACCAGCTCCAGGCAGGCCCAGAGCCCCTTGCAGCGCACGTCGCCGATCGAGGGATGCCGCTCGTAGAGCGTCCAGAGTTTGTTGTTGAGGTAATCGCCGTTGATCCGCGATTTCTCGATCAGCCCCTCGCTCTTATACACTTCCAGGTTCGCCACGCCCGCCGCGCAGCCGAGGGCATGCCCGTAGTAGGTAAGGCCGCTGATGAATGGTTTCTCCTTGAAAAAGTCCCAGACCTTCTTGCTCCAGATCATCACGCCCAACTGAACGTAGCCCGAGGTCAGGCCCTTCGCCGCCGTGATGATGTCCGGCACGATCCCGAAGTGCTCGCAGCCGAACCACGTTCCCGAGCGGCCCCACCCCGCCATGACCTCGTCCATGACCAGCAGGATGCCGTTCTCGTCGCAAATCTGCCGCACCCCCTTCATGAACTCCACCGGCGGGATGATGATGCCGTTGGTGCCGACGATCGGCTCCATGAAGATGCCCGCGATCGTCTTGGGCCCCTCGAGCATGATCTGCGTCTTGAGGGTCTCCAGACACTGGATCTTGCAGGTCTTCTCATCTTTATAGCCGAACGGGCAGCGGTAGCAGTACGGCCCGAAGAACTTGCCCGCGCCGGGGATGCCCGGCTCGCACGGGATGCGCCGCGGGTCGCCGGTCAGCGTGATGGCGCCCGACGTCGCCCCGTGGTAGCCGCGCCAGTTGGAGTAGATTTTCTGCCGGCCGGTGTACCACCGCACGGCCTTGATCGCATTCTCCACCGCCTCCGCGCCGGCATTCGTGAAGAAAACGTAGTCCAAGTCGCCCGGCGTCACCTCGGAGATCATCTTCGCCAGCCGGGCCTTGGGCTCGGTGGTGAACGTCGAGGCCACGTAGCACAGCTTGTCCATCTGCGCCTTCATGGCGTCGAGGACATGCTTGTTGCCGTGGCCGATGTTGATGTTCAGCAGGCCGGAGCAGAAATCAATGTACCGCTTGCCC
This window harbors:
- a CDS encoding aminotransferase class III-fold pyridoxal phosphate-dependent enzyme codes for the protein MNKEKIAEIKQWDAEHVIYPWKTQGWYKPILMERAEGIHMYDAEGKRYIDFCSGLLNINIGHGNKHVLDAMKAQMDKLCYVASTFTTEPKARLAKMISEVTPGDLDYVFFTNAGAEAVENAIKAVRWYTGRQKIYSNWRGYHGATSGAITLTGDPRRIPCEPGIPGAGKFFGPYCYRCPFGYKDEKTCKIQCLETLKTQIMLEGPKTIAGIFMEPIVGTNGIIIPPVEFMKGVRQICDENGILLVMDEVMAGWGRSGTWFGCEHFGIVPDIITAAKGLTSGYVQLGVMIWSKKVWDFFKEKPFISGLTYYGHALGCAAGVANLEVYKSEGLIEKSRINGDYLNNKLWTLYERHPSIGDVRCKGLWACLELVSDRKTREPLAGYADAKRNVMGEFTKRILEMGLWAFAKWDYIFLAPPLIITPEQIDEAVAILDKALEYPDSLLKTT
- a CDS encoding NupC/NupG family nucleoside CNT transporter; the protein is MDLHQIISLFGTVILLFIGWLFCKHRKSVRWRTILWGTALQLVFALLVLKTPPGRWLFNFMNDAIVKLLSFQEEGGKFVFNALSIPVGQPGSMGFFFAFQVLTTIVFFSSLISVLYYLGVMQKLVVFFARIMFVTCQTSGAETLSASANIFVGQTEAPLLVRPYIKDMTESELMCVMVGGMATVAGGVMAAYVGMLKGYFPDIAGHLLAASVMSAPAALVMAKIMIPETGLPKTHGTVAIAYKDPSVNVIEAAANGATMGMHLAFNVGAMLVAFMSLLAMANWAVEHVIGWLGPEGVTLERLFGWVFAPLAWIMGAPWKDCQVLGRLMGEKTVLNEFVAYTSLMKHVAAHPGALSYRSYVIATYALCGFSNFLSIGIQIGGIGAIAPNRKRDLAKLGLYALVGGSLASFMTATIAGILIP
- a CDS encoding NCS1 family nucleobase:cation symporter-1; the encoded protein is MEREINGIHEWDGELTGPLASRDMAPVRLADRKWNRWDIAALWVGMAVCIPTYMLASSLIAGGMNWWQAVLTIFLGNVIVLIPMVLNAHAGTKYGIPFPVFARASFGLQGTHVPCVLRAIVGCGWFGIQAWIGGAATHQILSAVFEGWRHLPVLDLGILGIQPVGAWLGFLIFWAANLAIVIRGIESIRWLEKIAAPFLLLIGLALLAWALVRAQGFGPMLGKPSAFKTSADFWEYFFPALTGMVGYWATLSLNIPDFTRYAKSQRDQVVGQALGLNTTMPLYSFIGVAVTSATVVIFGREIWDPVQLLAEFKSPALVILSMVALWIATLTTNLAANVVAPANSLSNLWPRRISFRLGAILTCVIGVVIMPWKLLETPGGYIFTWLVGYSGLLGPIAGILIADYYLVRRMRLDLGALYGVGDRYRYRAGFNPAAMVALAVAILVNLPGFLAEIRVLDDTTSRLAAAAHRLYSYAWFVGFAVAFILYLLLCRPARAKE